The Pseudomonas entomophila genome segment CCGCGTGGGCGACCAGGTGCGCAGATCACCAGGCGCAACATGCTGTGGCCCCAGCGGCTGACCCAGTTCTGGTTGGCCTCGGCCAGCAGGTAGTCGACTTCGTAGACCCGCTCGGGGTCGATCTCGCCGAGCGGTTGGCGCGCGAAGTCGTTGCCGGCGTTGAGGAACGGCAGGCCCTTGGCGCAGGTGTCCTGTTGCGGCGCCCAACCGAAGTGGTCGCGCAGGTACTGGTTGAGTGCCGGGCGGCGGCAGCCATAGCTGGGGTCGAGGAGGAAGTACTCCATGTTGACCGCTATGAACTCTTTTGGGCTGCTCAGCTCGTAGCTGTCCGGGCTGCGCACGAGTTGGCCGTTGTGCTGCTCGCGCTCGCCGCGGCGGCCGACGTATTGCGGCCAACCGGCCAGGTCGAGCAGGCGCGGGTCGTCGCTCAGGGTGAAGCGGCGTTCGGCCTGGCCACGGCAGTCTTCCGGCAGGCCGATCTTGCCAAGCGTGCCCTGCTGGCGCTTGCAGCGCGAGATCATCTGGCGCTCCGTCGCCGGCCACAGGCGGGCGCGGTCGTAGATATGGGTCAGTTCATGCAGGACCGTGGCCAACAGCTCTTCGCGAACCGTGCCATGGGGGCGGTTGGTCTTCTTGTGGGCAGCGCTGCCGTCAGCGAGGCTGGGCAGCAGGCGCCGGTTGAGGTCCAGGGTGGCGACCGGCGACGCCTGGCCATAGGCGTCCTCGGGCATGCGCTCGCTCCAGCTGACCAGGATGCGCCGGTCCAGTTGCTGCTTGAAGCGCGGCGGCAGCTTGGTCATGGCCTCGTCGAGCAGGGCCTGGCTGGCTTGCTGTTGTTGCGGATCGAGACCGTCGGCCTGCAACACCAACTGCAGGTCGGCCAGGGCGGGCGTGCCGAGCAGCGTCAGGGCGCAGCCGAGCAGCCAGGCACGCGCGCGCTTCACAGGGCGAGGATGGCTTCGGCCAGGACCTGGTCGCTGGCGTCGCGGGCTTCAGGCACGCGGGCACGCAGGGTGTCGAAGGCGGCTTCGAGCTGAGCGCCGCGGATATCGCCGTTGCTGGCGACGAAGCTGGCGGCGTCGTCATGGGCTTCGCGCACGACCTTCGAATCGCGGATCGAGGTAGTGGTATCAGAGGTGAAGTCGATCGAACGGCCGAAGGCCCGGACGATGATATTGCTGGTGGCCACCAGGGTGTGGGCCTGGGCAAGGTCGGCCAGTAGCAGCATGCCGAGGGTGGCGGCGATCAGCGGTTTACGCATGGAGCATCTCCGGGAATACGAGGAGTTGTGTGGTTATTGGACGAGAATCGCTTCGGCCAGTTCAAGGTCGCCGACGGAGTGCCGCGAACAGCCCTGGCGCAGTGTGTTGAGTGCCGCCTGCAGGCGTGCACCGCGGATCAGGCCGTCGCTGGCGACGAAGGCTGCGGCATCGTCTCGAGCGCCCGCGACCAGCTTGCGGTCGAACGGCGCGCTGGTCACCTGGCTGGTAACGAAACCGGTCAGGAACGGTGCCTGGGTGGTGGCGTCCATGGCATGGGCGCTTCCCACGCCGGCGAGGGCGAACAGCAAGGGCAACAGATAACGCATGGGCTTTCTGGGACGATGATCTCGGGCTGCGAAGGCTACTCCGGATTCCCTGGGCAGGGCCAGTGAATCCGGGTGTGGAGCCGGCTCTTAATCAGAGGGCGAGGATGGCGCGCGCCAATTGTGCGTCGCTGGCTTGCAGTTCAGGCAGTTGCTGGCGGATGTGCACGAATGCGCTTTCCAGCTTGGCGCCGCGGATCGCACCTTCGCTGCCGACGAAGCTGGCGGCGTCGTCGCGGGCGGCCTGGACGATCTTGTCGTCACGGAACGACGAGGAAATGTCGGACGTGGCATCGGTGGTGGCGGCTACGGCACCCACCACGGCATCGGTGGTGACGACGAAGCTGGTGGCATTGGCTGCGCCGGCGAAGGCCAGCAACAGGGCGGCGCCAAACAGATGATTACGGGACATGATCGAGTGACTCCTGCAGAGGGGCTGGGTGGACCTGCTTATCGGACGCTGGCTGGGTTCGTCACGGTACGTTTTCTACCAGGCGTGTAGGACAAGCGTAACACGCCGTGGTTCTGCCGCTCGGGACGGAGAAACATCACAATTCGTAACTGTACCTATTGATATTAATTAATACAAAACTGTTATGTTCTCTGTTGTGACGTGTCTAATGCGGGCCATACAAACAGAAAACCCGCCGCAGTTGCCTGCGACGGGTTCTTCTGAATTCGCGGTGCCGACGCGGGTCGGCAACCGAAGCTTAGCGCCAGAACGGCTTGCTCAGCTCTTCGTAGCGCTGCGACTCGCTGATACCGGCATCGGCCAGCAGGCGGGAGTCCAGGCGCGCCAGTTGGCGGCGGCTGGCCATGCGGCGCTGCCACAGTACCAGGGTGGACAGGACGCGCAGCGGCAGGGCGGCGTTGGAGGCTTGGGCGTTTTCGAAAACCAGGTCGGAACTGAGGGTACGTTCCATGATGTGTCATCCTTCCGCTTGTGGCGGCATTAGGGAGTGATTTAACTGGTGCCCATCTTCCTCCTCTGTTGTCCATAACAGTAGATACAGTTCGGTTGTAATACGATGGCTCAGTTAACTGTGTAACCCTACTGTTGCACTCGAAAGTGACAAAACTGTACTGGTCTGCACGATAACAGTGCGTTTTTTGCGGGGTTGAAGAAATAGCCAGGCAGTAAGCGTGATTTTTACCGGTACAGTAGAACAGTTTTCATAATTGTTTGATGAGGCCTCTGTAGGAGCGGCTTTAGCCGCGATTACCCGCGAAGCGGGTACCCGTCAGCGCATTGCGCGCTTCGCGGCTAAAGCTCCTACAGGGATTGTGTTCTGTTCATGATGCGGGGCAGGTCTGACCTGCCCCGCCCCGCGAGGTGGTGAGTCAGCCGACGAGCATGCGCCCGGTCTCTTCCAGATTCTCGTGCCAGCTCAAGGCCTCGCGCAGGATGTGCGGAGTATGGCCGCCGCGCTGGCAGGCGCGCTCGAAGTAGTCGTTCAGCGCGGCGCGGTAGTCCGGGTGCACGCAGTTATCGATGATCACCCGGGCGCGCTCGCGGGGCGCCAAGCCACGCAGGTCGGCCAGACCCACCTCGGTCACCAGGATGTCCACATCATGCTCGGTGTGGTCGACGTGGCTGACCATCGGCACCACGCTGGAAATCGCGCCGCCCTTGGCGATCGATTTGGTGACGAAGATCGCCAGGTGGGCGTTGCGGGCGAAGTCGCCCGAGCCACCGATGCCGTTCATCATCTTGGTGCCGCAGACGTGGGTCGAGTTGACGTTGCCGTAGATGTCGAACTCCAACGCCGTGTTGATGCCGATGATCCCCAGGCGACGCACCACTTCAGGGTGGTTGGAGATCTCCTGTGGGCGCAGCACCAGCTTGTCTTTGTAGCGCTCCAGGTTGCCGAACACATCGGCGTTGCGGCGGCTCGACAGGGTGATCGAGCTACCCGAGGCAAAGCGCAGCTTGCCAGCGTCGATCAGGTCGAAGGTCGAATCCTGCAGCACTTCGGAGTACATGGTCAGGTTCTCGAACGGCGACTCGATCAGGCCGCACATCACCGCGTTGGCGATGCTGCCGATGCCGGCCTGCAGCGGGCCGAGGTTGTTGCTCATGCGGCCGGCGTCCACTTCGCCTTTGAGGAAGGCGATCAGGTGGTCGGCGATGCCCTGGGTCTCGTGGTCGGGCGGCAGCACGGTGGACGGCGAGTCCGGCTGGTCGCTGATGACGATGCCGACGATCTTGGCCGGGTCGATCGGGATGGCGGTACTGCCGATGCGGTCGTCGACCTTCACCAGCGGGATCGGGGTGCGGGTCGGGCGGTAGGTCGGGATATAGATGTCGTGCAGGCCTTCGAGGTTGGCATTGTGCGACAGGTTGATCTCGACGATGACCTGCTTGGCGAAGATCGCGAAGCTGGCCGAGTTGCCGACGGAAGTGGTCGGCACGATGTGGCCCTGTTCGGTGATCGCCACCGCTTCGATGACCGCGATGTCCGGCAGGGTGAGCTGTTTGTTGCGCAGCTGCTCGACGGTTTCCGACAGGTGTTGGTCGATGAACATCACCTTGCCGTCGTTGATGGCCTTGCGCAGGGTGCTGTCGACCTGGAACGGCATGCGGCGCGCCAGCACGCCGGCTTCGGTCAATTGCTTGTCCAGGTCGTTGCCCAGGCTGGCGCCGGTCATCAGGCTGATCTTCAGCGGCGACTGTTTCGCGCGCTCGGCCAGTGCGTGAGGCACGGCCTTGGCTTCGCCGGCGCGGGTGAAACCGCTCATGCCGACGGTCATGC includes the following:
- a CDS encoding DUF2388 domain-containing protein, which codes for MRKPLIAATLGMLLLADLAQAHTLVATSNIIVRAFGRSIDFTSDTTTSIRDSKVVREAHDDAASFVASNGDIRGAQLEAAFDTLRARVPEARDASDQVLAEAILAL
- a CDS encoding DUF2388 domain-containing protein, producing MRYLLPLLFALAGVGSAHAMDATTQAPFLTGFVTSQVTSAPFDRKLVAGARDDAAAFVASDGLIRGARLQAALNTLRQGCSRHSVGDLELAEAILVQ
- a CDS encoding DUF2388 domain-containing protein, whose protein sequence is MSRNHLFGAALLLAFAGAANATSFVVTTDAVVGAVAATTDATSDISSSFRDDKIVQAARDDAASFVGSEGAIRGAKLESAFVHIRQQLPELQASDAQLARAILAL
- a CDS encoding DUF1127 domain-containing protein gives rise to the protein MERTLSSDLVFENAQASNAALPLRVLSTLVLWQRRMASRRQLARLDSRLLADAGISESQRYEELSKPFWR
- a CDS encoding acetyl-CoA hydrolase/transferase family protein, with the translated sequence MYRDRIRLSSLHSKVMSAADAAGLIQDGMTVGMSGFTRAGEAKAVPHALAERAKQSPLKISLMTGASLGNDLDKQLTEAGVLARRMPFQVDSTLRKAINDGKVMFIDQHLSETVEQLRNKQLTLPDIAVIEAVAITEQGHIVPTTSVGNSASFAIFAKQVIVEINLSHNANLEGLHDIYIPTYRPTRTPIPLVKVDDRIGSTAIPIDPAKIVGIVISDQPDSPSTVLPPDHETQGIADHLIAFLKGEVDAGRMSNNLGPLQAGIGSIANAVMCGLIESPFENLTMYSEVLQDSTFDLIDAGKLRFASGSSITLSSRRNADVFGNLERYKDKLVLRPQEISNHPEVVRRLGIIGINTALEFDIYGNVNSTHVCGTKMMNGIGGSGDFARNAHLAIFVTKSIAKGGAISSVVPMVSHVDHTEHDVDILVTEVGLADLRGLAPRERARVIIDNCVHPDYRAALNDYFERACQRGGHTPHILREALSWHENLEETGRMLVG